The following coding sequences lie in one Triticum aestivum cultivar Chinese Spring unplaced genomic scaffold, IWGSC CS RefSeq v2.1 scaffold102635, whole genome shotgun sequence genomic window:
- the LOC123172368 gene encoding G-type lectin S-receptor-like serine/threonine-protein kinase SD2-5, whose translation MPRSLDRWIYCRHDKDSPPLDWSTRCKIITNIAKGLAYLHEECMKKIAHLDVKPQNILLDDDFNAKLSDFGRCKLIDRDMSQVFSRMRGTPGYLAPEWLTSQIMEKADVYSFGVVVMVVISGRKNLDNSRSEASIHLITQLEEKVKANRLVELIDNKSNDILAHKQDVIEMMKLAMWCLHIDCKRRPKMSEVVKVLEGAMNAESNIDHNFVATSQVYFGAAGNVGLSVPSLASHVSGPR comes from the exons ATGCCAA GATCCTTGGACAGATGGATCTATTGTCGACATGACAAGGATTCACCTCCTCTAGATTGGAGCACACGGTGCAAGATTATCACTAACATAGCGAAGGGTCTCGCTTATCTTCATGAGGAGTGCATGAAAAAGATTGCCCATTTGGATGTCAAACCACAAAACATCCTCTTAGATGATGACTTCAATGCTAAGCTTTCTGATTTTGGACGATGCAAGCTCATTGACAGGGATATGAGTCAAGTGTTTAGCAGAATGAGAGGCACACCTGGATATTTAGCTCCTGAATGGTTGACATCACAGATCATGGAAAAGGCCGATGTCTATAGCTTTGGTGTTGTGGTCATGGTAGTCATTAGCGGAAGAAAGAACCTCGACAATTCTCGATCCGAAGCGAGCATCCATCTCATCACCCAATTGGAGGAAAAGGTGAAGGCTAATCGGTTGGTAGAATTGATTGACAATAAGAGTAATGATATTCTAGCACATAAGCAGGATGTAATTGAGATGATGAAGCTCGCAATGTGGTGTTTGCACATTGATTGCAAAAGAAGGCCTAAAATGTCCGAGGTAGTCAAGGTCTTGGAAGGTGCCATGAATGCAGAGAGCAACATTGATCATAACTTCGTTGCAACAAGTCAAGTGTATTTTGGCGCTGCTGGAAATGTGGGCTTATCGGTTCCATCTCTAGCTTCACATGTATCAGGTCCCAGGTGA